The window AAGACGCGAGTTTCCCCAGGGACCATGTGCCTCTGTGCAGGATGCCAGGTGACAGTCATAACCTCTGTTCTTTTGGGCAAACACCATGGTGTCTGTTCTCTAGCTAGTCTTCAAAGTACGGTGGTGACGAGAAGAAAGAGCTCTTCCTTTTGCTCCCGCTGTACATCAGGGACGCGCTTTTCTTCTTCCGGTCGAAGGAGGCGCTGTCATCTCCCGTCAGGGACAGGTATGAGGCGATGCTTTCCCGAAGGCCGTAGCTGAAAAGGGACTCATCCACGGCGACCGGGCTCTCTGCCCCCTCCGAGTCCTCTTGCTGTCTGCTGGTGGGTGGACAGTGGACAGAGAAAGGGGCAAAGCAGAGGATGGAGCGGGATGAGCACAAGagaataagaaaaggaagaaaaacaaatgaagagcCTAGTTAATGTGTATCGAACTTGTTCTAATTCTGCTTCTTCCATCTGTGGCTGTGTAATTTTGGAGaaatcacttgacctctctgagccactGTTTCCTTGGATGGCTAAAACTTCCAGCTGTACATTTTAATGAATCTTTCTTCATGATAATTTACAAGGAACAGCTGTTTTATTTCCTAGGCAGTTCTGATCActgattttctttgaatttaccaGTGGGATGTCTGGATCATTATTTAATTAGTAAGGTAACCCACCAGTCCCCACTTACATATACCCTTTAAATGCAATAGCTGACAATCAGAGCAaataaaggaagattttttttcccccttaaagcATGAAGTCACTTTAGGATTTTGCTGGTGGGTTTAAGCTTCACTACTGAGTTTACAACAATATTAAATTTACACGAGATTGATCTGTGTGTTGCTCTCTAGGATACTAACAATTAGAAAAGCGCAAGGTGGTATCATTCAGCTAGAAAATATTCAACTGACACTGAAGGAGTGCTGAATGAATGTGTGCAGAACTGGGGTTACTGAGGCCGTGGTGGGGAGTTGCTGGGACCGTGCCACCCAGGGTGTGGGAGCTGAGACAGGCCAGTCTCCCAGGGACATTGGGATTCCTGGGGTCTGTACCTGCTCAGAGCAAGGGGGTAGCAAGGCTGGTGGGAACAGGCCACAGTTTTTATGTGCTGGGCTCACGTGCTGGTTTGGGGCTTATACATTCatggaggacacacacacacacacacaccttattgCCCTCCTCCAGTCGAAGGTCTTCTGGCGCAGGGTGATGGGTGAGTCGGAGGCCCTCACTGCTGGGGCTGCCGCCGTCTGAGTGAGGCAGGGCGTGGTCAGCACACAGCAGAGGCCGTCGGCCACCTCTGAGGAGAAAGCAGAGAACTGGTCAGCGGCTCTGAGATGCCCCGGCCAGTGCGTGCTGCGGGGCCCTGGATGTTCatgaggggaaactgaggctgagattTGTGAGGGGCTGAGAACCATGTGCGCAGCTGTTGAAGACATCTCAATATGCCCCAAGTGCACACTGTGCTTAGCTTGACACAAGGCAAGAGTAGACTTTAGGACCCAGAATCCGCCAGACTTGGGGTAGGGTTCCAGCTCCGCCCAGATAGCGCATCACCTGGACCCTCTCTGAACCTGAATCGTCTACTGTTGGATGAGAGGATGGAGCTGACACGTGAGAACAGCTGGCAGAGTGCCTGTGTGAGGGAGACCCCACACTCAGGGGTTTCCCACCAAGGTGCCGGGCCATCAGCTTTGGGGGCAGCCTCCTGTGTGCTGGGGGGCTACGTGCACTGCTGCGTCCCCCCGGCACACAGAACGGGGTCCATATAGCTCGGGTGGGGCTGATGCCTCTGTAGGAAGGAAGAGAGATAAAGGAAATAagggaagaagacagaaaggaaaggagagagaaaggaggaaggctGGAAGGAAGActaagagagaaggagggaattAGGTAGACAGGAAAGGAGGGGAAGAAGCGAAGACTGACCAAAAAGGACGAAAGATACAGAAATAGGAGgcgaaaaacagaaaagtaaaaggcaaaatcgagaagaaaatggacaaagacaaaaaagaaacttCTCTCTTCTCTACCCCCTAGATACTCAACCACAAAGaggatgaaaattaaataaatcctttccttttatcctcctgTTAATAGCTCCTACTTAAGCTTCCAGGGTCCCCCATCTCTCTAGGAGCTTTAAGATAGAGCCTCTACCTCTTCAAAGCCTTCCCCTAGCCCATGTCATCATGAGATACTCTTGAGCCTGCAGTGCTCAGATGTTCTCACAGATGCAGGAGATTCTCTGTGGCCCTACTGAGGATAGAGAGCCCAGTGGGTCTCATGTCGAATGGGAGATGAAGTGTCTGCCCGGATGCAGCCATGCCAGCTTCAAGACCGACCATCACCAGGGTTTAGGAAGCACAGCACCCCTCTGCTGGGCTCTGTCTCCATCACATTGATGGAGCTCTTGGGGTGTCCTTGCTAAAGAACAAAGGGGAATTGTAGCTAAAGAATCAAGTCAGAGAGCGACGGTCAGTTAATGCTTCGCGTCCACGTGACTTTCACTGTGGACTCAGATGTCCACCCACGCTGGCGCGCACTGAGGAATGTAAGATTGGACCCTGAGGTTACAGGGAGCTTAACTGGATGTGAACCTGAAATAATTACCTGTCACGGGCTGGAAATTGAAACGACCTCACAGGTCAGGAGGCGAAGAACACCAAGTCAGACACAAAGGTGAAAGAAACCAGCAGCGGTAGAGGGCACCTTCCTTACAAAGGTTAATGCTTAGGATGAGACATACATTTTGGCAAAGAAGAGAACTGGCACTTCTGAGCACGTAACCTCAGCCCCATGCTGAGTGAGCCTGGCAGCTGTCAGTTCAGGGAGCCCTGAACTGCTCTGGCTGTTAGTACTGTGTACCCGGGAATGAAGAAGCCAAAGACCTTGGGGTCAAGTCATGAGCTCAAGGTCACAGCCAGTCAcaggcatgatttttttttttttgatcctaaTGATAATCCTGTAAGAGGCATtttaatccccattttatagatgcgaaaactgaggctccaaaaTTATTAGAGCCTTACTGAAGCATTATTGACCATCGTTCTCTGACTTGATTCTTCAGCTACAATTCCCCTTTGTTCTTTAGCAAGGACACCCgacgatggtaaagaatccgcctataattcaggagacccagattctatccttgggtcacaaagatcccctggagaagggaatggccacccattccagtatccttgcctggagaatcccatggacagagaagcctggcgggctacagtctatggggttgcgaagagtcggatatgactaaacGATTGACACTTTCAGatacagaaactgaggctccaaaatTATTAAATTCAATAATAGCAAATTTGAATAATAATAGAATTGAATAATTATTAAGgtattaaataatttgcccaaaagCACTGGGATAATAAATACAAGTAACTCATGAAACAAGTCTGTTCACACCCCTGAGTACATGCTTTCTCAGATTCTGCACGTTTAGGAAGAACGTGGTGGGATGTAAATTGGCCACGTTACTCCCACCATGGGGTCCTGAAGGTACTGGAAGCCTTGCAGGGCCCCAGACCCTTTTCAGTCACTCGCAGAGGGGACTGCCGGCTTTGACCCCTGTGCTGGTGCAGTGAGCCGGGGCACGTTTTCGGAGGGCACGCTTCTGTGCTGCCGTGCGATCCTCGGGGGTTCATGGCAGGAAAGCCTCGTGGACCTCCTGCTCTGTAAACATCTCTGCCGGGCCAGCATCCTTTTCATGTTTGCTTTTGTCTATGCAAAACTTATGGTTGCCACACCTCTCAGATGATTCTTATTAAAAGCCAAATACCACGACCAACTTCTACTCGTGATCAGTAAAAGCTGACTGCTTCCAGGACTcccttcctctttcatttttagctGAGCTGCTAGGTGTTCAGGTGTCGTGGGAGTAGTATTTGCTCTATCATTTGTTTTGCGCCCGCCATGTGCCAAGCTCAGATAGACACGTTGCGTGAGCTATCACATTCAAGAATCGTGGCAACCACCTGTAGGTGGGGCGCTCTCATCCACCTTCCGTGAACAGCGGAGTAGGCTCCACAAGGTGGAGGTCTTCACCCAAGAACTCATGGACCCCAGAGGCAAGTTTGCCCGAGGGCCTCCGGAGTGACCGTTCCTTCTTCCTGACCTGCCCTTCTCACAGGCCAGGTGTGGTAACCCAGCGCCGTGGATGCCTCCTTTCACCTTGAAAGGCCCTTTAGGATCACACATCCTAAAGAATCCAGGGCATGGGTTCAGACGTCCAGATCGTGGAAGGGGGAAGATGCTTGTGCGGTGAAAGCggcttctgtcttcctttctAGCATGGCAGAAGCGGGGAGGAGGGCGCCCTCCCCGTCAGGGAACAGCGGCTCGCACGGTGCCTCGCTAGCAGGAGCCCACATTTATGTCCGGGGTGCTCTCATCTGCACTTTCCCTGCGCTAACTCGGTGAACTCTCACCGTGTCTTCAAGGTTGGAACACTTGGCGTCTCCCTGACACAGAGAGGAATGGGCTCAAAGGTGAACCGCCAGCCCAAGGTTGCCCAGATGTGGGATCTGAACACAAGGTGGTTTCAGAGCCAGCTTTTAGAAAtgtagccactttttttttttttttttttaataccatttcTCCCTTTTCCATAGGGTGAAACTCTTAACTCCTGACCTGGCGTTCAGGTCGGTCTAACTCACAGTTCCTCTTCTGACTCTATGCAGTACACCCGTCACCTCCATCAAACCCCACTCTGCATCCGCCGTCTTGGAGGATGCTCCGGTCAGCATGGCACGCTTGGACCTGTCTCCTGGGCCCAGGAAGGACAGTCAGATGAATGAAGTATAATCCCTGGTTTCTAAGAGCTTGTTGAGAAACACAGACTAGTAGACCCTTAACTAGGTCACCAGGCGGAACGCCCAGAATTCTAGGGAGAAAAACACCTGGCGTGCCAGGGGAGCAGAGAAAAAACAGGCCATTCGTCTTCTACCTCCGAGGGCTTCATCACAGAGCTGGCTTCCTGTGGGCCTTGGAGGTCGATGAGGACTTTGACATGCAGAAAGGGGGAAATGAAGGGCATTTCAGAGCCAAGCCCCAGAGGCCCAAGTGTGCAACCCACTTAAGGAAGTGCAGACCATCTGTGGTTTTGACTGTAGGGGCGTCCTGATTCATTTCTCTTACAGGCAGAGAGAGGGTGAAGTTGAGGTTGGCTGGGTTTTACTTACTTAGCATTCACATTCAGTCTGTTTTAGCCTGAAATTTGCAGTCTGAATTACCGAGAAAAGAGCATTTGAAGAAGGCAGGATGAACAAgagagcaaagtaaatcagcAGGCGGGTCTAGGGGAGCAGCCTGGACTGAGTGCCTGGAGTTGGGGTTGGGCGGGGGGAGGCAGTGAGCCAAGAGAGATGTCACGCGAAGGTCTTGATGGAGTGTTTCTTACCGGAATAGTGATTCACCAGGTCCTCCAGGCACTGGAAGGTGAGCCTCGGGGAAATGTAATACCAGTTGTTTGGCAGACGGAAGATTCGGTAATGTTTTACCTGCCGGTGTCTCACTGAGAGGGAATAAAAACCTGCAGGGAGTGGAGGACAGCTCATCACCCCAGGGCCACCAGCTAAGGAGCCCACCACCGCGGAGGCGGAGAGACCTTCTCAGCCTTGTGATACGACCATGGTACCCAGACACATGCTCTTGTGTTTTGAGCAACAACTGCTCGAGCCTCATCTGTTTGGATGTAGCTCACTCTTTAGAATCTCCAGGAATGTGGTATTTGAGCAGTCCAGTTGCATTAACCATACTGCaatgctcttttctttttaaaatttcttttcaaaaatattcatgtatttattttatctggctgcactgagtctcagttgtggctcatgggatctttgatctttgatgcagcatgcaggatctttttttttttttttttaagttgtagcatgcaaactcttaagttgtgttatgtgggatctagttccctgagtaggGATGGAACCCCGCCCATTGGGATCATGGAGTAGAACGTTGGGTGAGTGTCTGCACCTCTCTTAGCCTCCATTTCTTCAAATGGAAAGTGAGAGAACTGGGCTTAGGTCATGTGTAagggttcttgggcttccctggtggctcagatggtaaagaatctgcctgcagtgcattagatgtgggttcattccctggattgggaagatcccctggagtaggaaatagcaacccactccagtattcttgcctggagatttccatggacagagaagcctggtgggatacagtccacggggttgcaaagagtcggacacgactgagtctcacacacacacacacacacacacacaggggtcCTCCTTGCTCTGTCTTCCGGGAGGGAAAAGACTCACAAGGCAGTGAGTGGGGAGGGACACTGCGTGTACTGTTTTGGCTTGCATATGCTGGGTCAGGGGCTGAGCTATTTCATAGCAACCTCTCTGTTGATTCTCAGAAAGACCCTGGGAGGTATTGTCCTCAGATACTGTTACAGctggagaaactgagactcagggcaAGCAGTGGGATGGCTGGAGGCACGCAGCTCAGGAGTGGCCGCCCCGAGGCGGGTGGGACCTTTGTCCTCCTGGAGCAGGCCTCTCTAGTGGCCAGCATCCCTTGCTCTCCCAGGCCCGCCCTCTGCATCAGTTCAGCGTGTGTCTTCCGGTAATGGCAACAGGACAGCAGCAGCTCAAGGGCTGCAGGTGGAAACTTACGAGAACTTTGCATGCCCGAGGGAGCAGAGCCTGCCGCCCTCACCCAGGCTGCCGCTCAGTCTATTCTTAGATCAGCTCTGGCAGCTACACTTGGGGtccttccccccccaccccctgacccTGCCtgggcctgggtctcctgcctcagGAGACCCCCTGGGACCTGCACAGGAAGTTTTGCCTCTGCTTTGCTTTTGCTCTCACCCTGCatatttaggtttttttaaaaaaaaggttggTCCTGGATTCTTCATTATATCACACAGAAGGTCCCTGCTTCCCCAGAGGAAAGCTGACGCTCATTTTACTGGAAGGCTCCATCCAGTACCAGGTAGCTCTGGTGCTTAATAAGCACATGGCAGACAGTCTCAGAAaccacattttctcttctttgatgGTGGGTGTACAGGAAACAGGCTGAGATCTTGGAGCTATTTTCTATATTCAAGAAGTTAATATTAATTCTCAGTTAGTCTGAGTAACCCCCAGCTATTAATGTTTGGCTTCTGTGAGTTTATGCATACTCTATTCCAGACTTCCcttgtagggcttcccttgtagctcagttggtaaagaatctgcctgtaatgtacgagacctgggtttgatccctgggtcgggaagatcccctggaggaggaaatggcaacccactccagtattcttgcctgaagaatcccatggacagaggagcctggcaggctacagtccatgcggtcgtaagagttgaacacgacttagtgaactaaaccaccaccacctattCCAGACACCTGCCAAACACGTTCCCATTGTTAATCCCATGctatagagaaaggaaaagaggcttAGAGAGAGGAGGTGACTTCTTAGTGATCCATACAGGCCAAACTAGAGTTGGAGACTCTTGCCTTGAACCATGGCAAAGCCCGGctatttctttttcactgaaTTACTTAGTGCGTAGGATGTATGAGAATTACAGTGGTGAAGGCCATGGTGAATCTGCTCGTCCCAATCCTCTTAGCTGCCTGATTTCATTGTAGAGCACAGCAGGGACTAAGAGTGAAGGTCTGCTGTGTCGTGAGAGCACAACATATTATTACATTTGAATCACACCACAATCTCACAAGGAAGGGGTTTTCTCtccgtttcacagatgagaaaactgaggtcagagAAGTACATGACTTGCCCCAGTCACAGAGCTTTGCGGCCCATGTCCTCTCTGGCCCGGGCACTGCCCACCggcattttcatcttttctcagctgttgGGAAATTCTGCAGTGGTAGTCTGCCAGGCCTGGCACGGGTCAGAGCCTGAGCCAGTGCCCCACCAGCTCCCTGCGGCCTGGCTCTAGTGCCCCAGTTTTGGTGCTGGCCACACTGCCAGTGTATGGGCTTCTGGGAGCTCACCGCATGGGTTGATTCGCATGCATCGTGGGAGGGAGGGAACCTGAGCCGGGTGATGCATGAGTCAGCCCAGAGCAAAGCTTGTTTTCTGACCCCCGCATGGAAGGATGGGTTCAAGGCTGCTCACCTTTCTTGGTCTCACTCTCTCTGATCATGAACGAGCCGATCTTTGTGTCtggcagctgcagcagctccTCAGCCTTGTCTCTGCCCAGCCCTTCAAACAGCCAACTGGGGACAAGAAAGACAGCCATGAGTACCCTGAATGTACCCTCCCCATCAAAAGATAGGAGGGATGCAGAAATGATCCAGGTCCAGCTAACATAAAACCCACTGTtgggatttaaaaaacaaacaaacaaaagatcaaGGCAATCAatggctcattcattcattcttttaatctTTCAAATAGTTCCTGAGTACCCACTGAAAGGCAGGTGTTACATTGAATAATGACACGGAGAGGCACACAGCATCTTTCTCATCCTGTTTCTCAAATGCCAGCTGCATGGTACCCATTCCGTATTATATAAAAGCATCTTAAAACATGATAAGGGACCTTTTTTGGCAGTTTATTTAATGTCTATGTTCCTTGTACTCTGACTAAGCTCCTTCATCCACAGGGGCAGGGACCGTGCCTGTCGTTTGGAGTTTTGTCTTGCTCACCTGGGTGTCCAAGTTATTAAGCTTGGTATATAGCCATGAAAGAATGAGTCAACacgagaaagaaagaaaatgaaaga of the Bubalus bubalis isolate 160015118507 breed Murrah chromosome 15, NDDB_SH_1, whole genome shotgun sequence genome contains:
- the SLA gene encoding src-like-adapter isoform X4; the encoded protein is MGNSMRSTPAPPERPLPSSEELDSDFLAVLSDYPSPDISPPIFRRGEKLRVISDEGGWWKAISLSTGRESYIPGICVARVYHGWLFEGLGRDKAEELLQLPDTKIGSFMIRESETKKGFYSLSVRHRQVKHYRIFRLPNNWYYISPRLTFQCLEDLVNHYSEVADGLCCVLTTPCLTQTAAAPAVRASDSPITLRQKTFDWRRAISRQQEDSEGAESPVAVDESLFSYGLRESIASYLSLTGDDSASFDRKKKSASLMYSGSKRKSSFFSSPPYFED
- the SLA gene encoding src-like-adapter isoform X6; its protein translation is MIRESETKKGFYSLSVRHRQVKHYRIFRLPNNWYYISPRLTFQCLEDLVNHYSEVADGLCCVLTTPCLTQTAAAPAVRASDSPITLRQKTFDWRRAISRQQEDSEGAESPVAVDESLFSYGLRESIASYLSLTGDDSASFDRKKKSASLMYSGSKRKSSFFSSPPYFED
- the SLA gene encoding src-like-adapter isoform X2, whose amino-acid sequence is MYSKLGHSPPRGLSAWLTPRVDPLCRWLRAASTARGERKMGNSMRSTPAPPERPLPSSEELDSDFLAVLSDYPSPDISPPIFRRGEKLRVISDEGGWWKAISLSTGRESYIPGICVARVYHGWLFEGLGRDKAEELLQLPDTKIGSFMIRESETKKGFYSLSVRHRQVKHYRIFRLPNNWYYISPRLTFQCLEDLVNHYSEVADGLCCVLTTPCLTQTAAAPAVRASDSPITLRQKTFDWRRAIRQQEDSEGAESPVAVDESLFSYGLRESIASYLSLTGDDSASFDRKKKSASLMYSGSKRKSSFFSSPPYFED
- the SLA gene encoding src-like-adapter isoform X1, which encodes MYSKLGHSPPRGLSAWLTPRVDPLCRWLRAASTARGERKMGNSMRSTPAPPERPLPSSEELDSDFLAVLSDYPSPDISPPIFRRGEKLRVISDEGGWWKAISLSTGRESYIPGICVARVYHGWLFEGLGRDKAEELLQLPDTKIGSFMIRESETKKGFYSLSVRHRQVKHYRIFRLPNNWYYISPRLTFQCLEDLVNHYSEVADGLCCVLTTPCLTQTAAAPAVRASDSPITLRQKTFDWRRAISRQQEDSEGAESPVAVDESLFSYGLRESIASYLSLTGDDSASFDRKKKSASLMYSGSKRKSSFFSSPPYFED
- the SLA gene encoding src-like-adapter isoform X3, yielding MGNSMRSTPAPPERPLPSSEELDSDFLAVLSDYPSPDISPPIFRRGEKLRVISDWLFEGLGRDKAEELLQLPDTKIGSFMIRESETKKGFYSLSVRHRQVKHYRIFRLPNNWYYISPRLTFQCLEDLVNHYSEVADGLCCVLTTPCLTQTAAAPAVRASDSPITLRQKTFDWRRAISRQQEDSEGAESPVAVDESLFSYGLRESIASYLSLTGDDSASFDRKKKSASLMYSGSKRKSSFFSSPPYFED
- the SLA gene encoding src-like-adapter isoform X5, whose translation is MGNSMRSTPAPPERPLPSSEELDSDFLAVLSDYPSPDISPPIFRRGEKLRVISDEGGWWKAISLSTGRESYIPGICVARVYHGWLFEGLGRDKAEELLQLPDTKIGSFMIRESETKKEVADGLCCVLTTPCLTQTAAAPAVRASDSPITLRQKTFDWRRAISRQQEDSEGAESPVAVDESLFSYGLRESIASYLSLTGDDSASFDRKKKSASLMYSGSKRKSSFFSSPPYFED